In Spinacia oleracea cultivar Varoflay chromosome 5, BTI_SOV_V1, whole genome shotgun sequence, a single window of DNA contains:
- the LOC110804688 gene encoding uncharacterized protein yields MEVKEICRVIRLICCIEFMRMGVLWTISLLISHLRQLLCNSNTFPRRRQPAQISAANPPVCIVTGATSGLGAAAAEALSKEGFFVILVGRSGHLLSKTMAEIRELNENAQLEAFEVDLSSFSSIMKLKNSLMRWLLDMNMHPSIQLLINNAGILATSYRATDDGFDEMMMTNYLGPFCLTKVLLPLLIDSPVPSRIVNVSSFTHRNVNDMQVDEELFYGKSYSDFRNYPFAQIYECSKLCILLFSYELHRQLCKDKVSQMSVNIADPGAVKTNIMREIPHCLSQLAFSVLRLLGILHYPEKGVSSILDAALAPPETSGMYFFGGKGRAIKSSPLSYDTMLAKRLWGTSCDIFLELKRTYEKSTLISACD; encoded by the exons AtggaagtgaaggaaatatgtagAGTTATAAGACTGATATGCTGCATTGAATTTATGAGGATGGGTGTGTTGTGGACAATTTCTCTTCTAATCTCTCACTTGCGTCAGTTACTTTGCAATTCCAACACTTTCCCTCGCCGGCGACAACCAGCACAAATCTCTGCTGCCAACCCACCTGTCTGCATTGTAACTGGT GCAACATCAGGGCTTGGAGCTGCAGCTGCCGAAGCTCTATCGAAAGAGGGTTTTTTCGTCATCTTGG TTGGAAGATCTGGCCATCTCCTGTCAAAG ACTATGGCAGAGATCCGTGAACTAAATGAAAATGCCCAGCTTGAAGCATTTGAGGTTGACTTGTCATCCTTCTCATCCATTATGAAGCTAAAGAACTCCTTGATGCGGTGGCTATTGGATATGAATATGCATCCTTCAATTCAACTGTTGATCAACAATGCAGGAATACTAGCGACATCATACAGAGCCACtgatgatggttttgatga GATGATGATGACAAACTACTTGGGGCCATTCTGTCTCACAAAAGTTTTACTACCGTTACTAATAGACAGTCCTGTTCCATCACGTATAGTCAATGTCTCATCGTTTACGCATCGAAATG TAAATGATATGCAGGTGGATGAGGAACTTTTTTATGGGAAGTCCTATTCAGATTTCAGGAACTATCCATTTGCTCAAATATATGAATGCTCCAAAT TGTGCATATTACTTTTCTCATATGAGCTTCATCGACAACTTTGCAAAGATAAAGTGTCTCAAATGTCTGTCAA TATTGCGGATCCTGGAGCAGTAAAAACCAACATCATGCGGGAAATTCCTCATTGTCTTTCCCAGCTAGCATTTTCTGTCCTAAGACTTTTGGGAATCTTGCACTATCCGGAGAAAGGGGTCAGCTCAATTCTTGATGCAGCCCTTGCTCCACCA GAAACTTCAGgaatgtatttctttggtggaaAAGGCAGGGCAATCAAGTCTTCTCCCTTGTCCTACGACACGATGCTTGCAAAGAGATTATGGGGGACATCATGTGATATTTTTCTAGAGTTGAAGCGTACTTATGAGAAATCTACATTGATATCTGCTTGTGACTAG